The Euphorbia lathyris chromosome 8, ddEupLath1.1, whole genome shotgun sequence genome has a window encoding:
- the LOC136202895 gene encoding glyceraldehyde-3-phosphate dehydrogenase-like, which yields MTTVHSIIATQKTVDGPSMKDWRGGRAASFNINPSSTGAAKAVGKVLPALNGKLTGVAFRVPTVDVSVVELTVRLERKATYERIKAAIKEESEGKMKGILGYTEDDVVSTDFIGDNR from the exons ATGACCACTGTCCACTCTATCATCG CCACCCAAAAGACTGTAGATGGACCATCAATGAAGGATTGGAGAGGTGGAAGAGCTGCCTCATTCAACATCAATCCTAGCAGCACTGGAGCTGCTAAG GCTGTTGGAAAGGTGCTTCCTGCTTTGAATGGGAAACTTACCGGAGTGGCCTTCCGTGTTCCAACTGTTGATGTATCTGTTGTTGAACTCACAGTGAGGTTAGAGAGGAAAGCTACATATGAACGAATTAAAGCTGCTATCAA GGAGGAGTCTGAGGGAAAGATGAAAGGAATTCTGGGCTACACAGAGGATGACGTGGTTTCTACCGACTTTATTGGTGACAATAGGTAA